Proteins encoded within one genomic window of Manis pentadactyla isolate mManPen7 chromosome 4, mManPen7.hap1, whole genome shotgun sequence:
- the SCNN1D gene encoding amiloride-sensitive sodium channel subunit delta isoform X2: protein MLSHIPLCPVTCWSHHHRRMAAPAQGRSSLKAGAGGPRTWKCPPAPPSRPPPPEERHGERLVELHTSFRELFAFFCANATIHGAIRLVCSSQNRLKTASWGLLFLGTLGMLYWQFGLLFEQYWRRPVIMTVSVHSEPKLFPAVTLCDMNPHRPSWAHHHLQALDEFAHENIYSLYKFNFSRSRDTPIIKDPGPEPAFQLDRGIHLQRLSRSDGQDRVGFRLCNSSGGDCFYRAYSSGVTAAREWYHFHYMNILALQPVASEDSHRGHGGHFVFSCRYNGQDCEAGHFQTSHHPTYGSCYTFSNEWVAQRPGVTHGISLVLRAEQQDHLPLLSTEAGIKVMIHRRNHTPFLEHRGFSIRPGTETTIGVREDEVHRLGSPYGPCTRGGQSGAVRLLYNASYTMQACLVSCFQQLLVETCSCGYYLYPLPARAEYCSYARHPAWGHCFYRLYRDLEAHRLPCASRCPRPCRESSYKLSAGTSRWPSSESVDWILAVLGKHSNRRLTGSPSPRSNVAKVNIFYQELNYRTMDETPVYSVPQLLSAMGSLWSLWFGSSVLSVLELLELLLDALALALLLGYRRLRRPRGSQRGPVS, encoded by the exons ATGCTGAGCCACATCCCACTCTGTCCTGTCACCTGCTGGAGCCACCACCACAGGAGAATGGCGGCCCCTGCACAGGGAAGATCCAGCCTCAAG GCTGGAGCTGGGGGCCCCAGGACCTGGAAGTGCCCCCCAGCCCCGCCATCACGGCCGCCACCACCAGAGGAGAGGCATGGGGAGAGGCTGGTGGAGCTGCACACCTCCTTCAGAGAGCTGTTCGCCTTCTTCTGTGCCAACGCCACCATCCACGGTGCCATCCGGCTTGTCTGCTCCAGCCAGAACCGCCTCAAGACGGCATCCTGGGGGCTGCTCTTCCTGGGCACCCTGGGCATGCTCTACTGGCAGTTTGGGCTCCTCTTTGAGCAGTACTGGCGGCGCCCTGTCATCATGACAGTGTCTGTGCATTCGGAGCCAAAGCTCTTCCCAGCGGTCACTCTGTGTGACATGAACCCGCACCG GCCCAGCTGGGCCCACCACCACCTACAGGCACTTGATGAGTTTGCCCATGAGAATATCTACTCCCTCTACAAGTTCAACTTCAGCAGGAGCAGGGACACCCCCATCATCAAGGACCCCGGCCCCGAGCCCGCCTTCCAGCTGGACCGTGGAATCCACCTGCAGAGGCTGAGCCGCTCGGATGGCCAGGACAGAGTGGGTTTCAGGCTG TGCAACAGCTCGGGCGGTGACTGCTTCTACCGGGCCTACTCGTCGGGTGTGACAGCTGCCCGGGAATGGTACCACTTCCACTACATGAACATCCTGGCCTTGCAGCCCGTGGCCTCTGAGGACAGCCACAGAGGCCACGGGGGCCACTTTGTCTTCTCCTGCAGATACAACGGCCAGGACTGCGAGGCCGG GCACTTCCAGACATCCCACcaccccacctatggcagctgctaCACCTTCAGTAATGAGTGGGTTGCGCAGCGCCCAGGTGTCACCCATG GGATCAGCCTGGTCCTCAGGGCTGAGCAGCAGGACCACCTCCCTCTGCTGTCCACGGAGGCTGGCATCAAGGTCATGATTCACAGGCGCAACCACACGCCTTTCCTGGAGCATCGAGGCTTCAGCATCCGGCCGGGGACTGAGACCACCATCGGAGTCCGAGAG GATGAGGTGCACAGGCTTGGGAGCCCCTACGGCCCCTGCACCCGCGGCGGGCAGAGTGGGGCTGTGCGGCTGCTGTACAACGCCTCTTACACCATGCAG GCCTGCCTGGTCTCCTGCTTCCAGCAGCTGTTGGTAGAGACCTGCTCCTGTGGCTACTACTTGTACCCCCTGCCGGCCAGGGCCGAGTACTGCAGCTACGCTAGGCACCCAGCCTGGG GTCACTGCTTCTACCGCCTCTACAGGGACCTGGAGGCCCACAGGCTTCCCTGTGCATCACgctgccccaggccctgcag GGAGTCTTCCTACAAGCTCTCTGCCGGGACCTCTCGTTGGCCTTCTTCCGAGTCAGTG GACTGGATCCTGGCCGTGCTGGGCAAGCACAGCAACCGGAGACTCACGGGGAGCCCAAGCCCCAG GAGCAACGTTGCCAAGGTGAACATCTTCTACCAGGAGCTCAACTACCGCACAATGGACGAGACTCCTGTGTACTCG GTGCCACAGCTGCTCTCGGCCATGGGCAGCCTCTGGAGCCTGTGGTTCGGCTCGTCCGTCCTCTCTGTCCTGGAGCTGCTGGAGCTGCTGCTCGATGCCCTGGCCCTCGCCCTGCTGCTGGGCTACCGCCGGCTCCGCAGGCCTCGGGGGTCCCAGCGGGGGCCGGTCAGCTGA
- the UBE2J2 gene encoding ubiquitin-conjugating enzyme E2 J2 isoform X3 has translation MSNNSNKRAPTTATQRLKQDYLRIKKDPVPYICAEPLPSNILEWHYVVRGPEMTPYEGGYYHGKLTFPREFPFKPPSIYMITPNGRFKCNTRLCLSITDFHPDTWNPAWSVSTILTGLLSFMVEKGPTLGSVETSDFTKRQLAAQSLAFNLKDKVFCELFPEVVEEIKQKQKAQDELSSRPQALPLPDVIPDGETHHGQNGLPLLNGHAPGAGPHLAGLQQANRHHGLLGGALANLFVIVGFAAFAYTVKYVLRSIAQE, from the exons ATGAGCAACAACAGCAATAAGAGAGCCCCAACAACAGCGACCCAGCGTCTGAAACAGGACTACCTTCGGATCAAGAAGGACCCAGTGCCTTACATCTGTGCTGAGCCCCTCCCCTCCAACATTCTAGAATG gcACTACGTGGTCCGAGGCCCTGAGATGACTCCTTATGAAG GTGGCTATTATCACGGAAAACTCACTTTTCCCAGAGAATTTCCCTTTAAGCCTCCCAGCATTTATATGATAACACCCAATGGAAGGTTCAAGTGTAACACGAG GTTGTGTCTTTCCATCACGGATTTCCACCCAGACACATGGAACCCAGCCTGGTCTGTGTCCACCATCCTGACGGGGCTCCTAAGCTTCATGGTGGAGAAGGGCCCCACACTGGGTAGTGTGGAGACGTCGGACTTCACG aAAAGACAACTGGCTGCACAAAGTTTAGCatttaatttaaaagacaaagttttctgtGAACTATTTCCTGAAGTTGTGGAG gaaattaaacagaagcagaaagcaCAAGATGAACTCAGTAGCAGACCCCAGGCTCTCCCCTTACCAGATGTGATTCCAGATGGGGAGACGCACCACGGCCAGAACGGGCTCCCGCTCCTCAACGGGCACGCGCCGGGGGCTGGGCCGCACCTTGCAGGGCTCCAGCAGGCCAACCGGCACCATGGACTCCTGGGCGGTGCCCTGGCGAACTTGTTTGTTATTGTTGGGTTTGCAGCCTTCGCCTACACGGTCAAGTATGTGCTGAGAAGCATAGCTCAGGAGTGA
- the UBE2J2 gene encoding ubiquitin-conjugating enzyme E2 J2 isoform X2 has translation MDCAQMMSNNSNKRAPTTATQRLKQDYLRIKKDPVPYICAEPLPSNILEWHYVVRGPEMTPYEGGYYHGKLTFPREFPFKPPSIYMITPNGRFKCNTRLCLSITDFHPDTWNPAWSVSTILTGLLSFMVEKGPTLGSVETSDFTKRQLAAQSLAFNLKDKVFCELFPEVVEEIKQKQKAQDELSSRPQALPLPDVIPDGETHHGQNGLPLLNGHAPGAGPHLAGLQQANRHHGLLGGALANLFVIVGFAAFAYTVKYVLRSIAQE, from the exons ATGGACTGTGCACAAATG ATGAGCAACAACAGCAATAAGAGAGCCCCAACAACAGCGACCCAGCGTCTGAAACAGGACTACCTTCGGATCAAGAAGGACCCAGTGCCTTACATCTGTGCTGAGCCCCTCCCCTCCAACATTCTAGAATG gcACTACGTGGTCCGAGGCCCTGAGATGACTCCTTATGAAG GTGGCTATTATCACGGAAAACTCACTTTTCCCAGAGAATTTCCCTTTAAGCCTCCCAGCATTTATATGATAACACCCAATGGAAGGTTCAAGTGTAACACGAG GTTGTGTCTTTCCATCACGGATTTCCACCCAGACACATGGAACCCAGCCTGGTCTGTGTCCACCATCCTGACGGGGCTCCTAAGCTTCATGGTGGAGAAGGGCCCCACACTGGGTAGTGTGGAGACGTCGGACTTCACG aAAAGACAACTGGCTGCACAAAGTTTAGCatttaatttaaaagacaaagttttctgtGAACTATTTCCTGAAGTTGTGGAG gaaattaaacagaagcagaaagcaCAAGATGAACTCAGTAGCAGACCCCAGGCTCTCCCCTTACCAGATGTGATTCCAGATGGGGAGACGCACCACGGCCAGAACGGGCTCCCGCTCCTCAACGGGCACGCGCCGGGGGCTGGGCCGCACCTTGCAGGGCTCCAGCAGGCCAACCGGCACCATGGACTCCTGGGCGGTGCCCTGGCGAACTTGTTTGTTATTGTTGGGTTTGCAGCCTTCGCCTACACGGTCAAGTATGTGCTGAGAAGCATAGCTCAGGAGTGA
- the SCNN1D gene encoding amiloride-sensitive sodium channel subunit delta isoform X1 produces the protein MCHRAPGAISTPRPQVVPTISPSQWLGGWLWGALGFWEQRPLLSVLWPQTSMAEPAAQAKQPVDAACLMLSHIPLCPVTCWSHHHRRMAAPAQGRSSLKAGAGGPRTWKCPPAPPSRPPPPEERHGERLVELHTSFRELFAFFCANATIHGAIRLVCSSQNRLKTASWGLLFLGTLGMLYWQFGLLFEQYWRRPVIMTVSVHSEPKLFPAVTLCDMNPHRPSWAHHHLQALDEFAHENIYSLYKFNFSRSRDTPIIKDPGPEPAFQLDRGIHLQRLSRSDGQDRVGFRLCNSSGGDCFYRAYSSGVTAAREWYHFHYMNILALQPVASEDSHRGHGGHFVFSCRYNGQDCEAGHFQTSHHPTYGSCYTFSNEWVAQRPGVTHGISLVLRAEQQDHLPLLSTEAGIKVMIHRRNHTPFLEHRGFSIRPGTETTIGVREDEVHRLGSPYGPCTRGGQSGAVRLLYNASYTMQACLVSCFQQLLVETCSCGYYLYPLPARAEYCSYARHPAWGHCFYRLYRDLEAHRLPCASRCPRPCRESSYKLSAGTSRWPSSESVDWILAVLGKHSNRRLTGSPSPRSNVAKVNIFYQELNYRTMDETPVYSVPQLLSAMGSLWSLWFGSSVLSVLELLELLLDALALALLLGYRRLRRPRGSQRGPVS, from the exons ATGTGCCACAGAGCACCAGGTGCCATCTCCACACCCAGGCCCCAGGTTGTTCCCACAATTAGCCCATCCCAGTGGCTGGGTGGCTGGCTCTGGGGAGCACTTGGGTTCTGGGAGCAGAGGCCCCTGCTCAGCGTCCTTTGGCCACAAACATCTATGGCAGAGCCGGCCGCACAAGCCAAGCAGCCGGTG GACGCTGCCTGCCTAATGCTGAGCCACATCCCACTCTGTCCTGTCACCTGCTGGAGCCACCACCACAGGAGAATGGCGGCCCCTGCACAGGGAAGATCCAGCCTCAAG GCTGGAGCTGGGGGCCCCAGGACCTGGAAGTGCCCCCCAGCCCCGCCATCACGGCCGCCACCACCAGAGGAGAGGCATGGGGAGAGGCTGGTGGAGCTGCACACCTCCTTCAGAGAGCTGTTCGCCTTCTTCTGTGCCAACGCCACCATCCACGGTGCCATCCGGCTTGTCTGCTCCAGCCAGAACCGCCTCAAGACGGCATCCTGGGGGCTGCTCTTCCTGGGCACCCTGGGCATGCTCTACTGGCAGTTTGGGCTCCTCTTTGAGCAGTACTGGCGGCGCCCTGTCATCATGACAGTGTCTGTGCATTCGGAGCCAAAGCTCTTCCCAGCGGTCACTCTGTGTGACATGAACCCGCACCG GCCCAGCTGGGCCCACCACCACCTACAGGCACTTGATGAGTTTGCCCATGAGAATATCTACTCCCTCTACAAGTTCAACTTCAGCAGGAGCAGGGACACCCCCATCATCAAGGACCCCGGCCCCGAGCCCGCCTTCCAGCTGGACCGTGGAATCCACCTGCAGAGGCTGAGCCGCTCGGATGGCCAGGACAGAGTGGGTTTCAGGCTG TGCAACAGCTCGGGCGGTGACTGCTTCTACCGGGCCTACTCGTCGGGTGTGACAGCTGCCCGGGAATGGTACCACTTCCACTACATGAACATCCTGGCCTTGCAGCCCGTGGCCTCTGAGGACAGCCACAGAGGCCACGGGGGCCACTTTGTCTTCTCCTGCAGATACAACGGCCAGGACTGCGAGGCCGG GCACTTCCAGACATCCCACcaccccacctatggcagctgctaCACCTTCAGTAATGAGTGGGTTGCGCAGCGCCCAGGTGTCACCCATG GGATCAGCCTGGTCCTCAGGGCTGAGCAGCAGGACCACCTCCCTCTGCTGTCCACGGAGGCTGGCATCAAGGTCATGATTCACAGGCGCAACCACACGCCTTTCCTGGAGCATCGAGGCTTCAGCATCCGGCCGGGGACTGAGACCACCATCGGAGTCCGAGAG GATGAGGTGCACAGGCTTGGGAGCCCCTACGGCCCCTGCACCCGCGGCGGGCAGAGTGGGGCTGTGCGGCTGCTGTACAACGCCTCTTACACCATGCAG GCCTGCCTGGTCTCCTGCTTCCAGCAGCTGTTGGTAGAGACCTGCTCCTGTGGCTACTACTTGTACCCCCTGCCGGCCAGGGCCGAGTACTGCAGCTACGCTAGGCACCCAGCCTGGG GTCACTGCTTCTACCGCCTCTACAGGGACCTGGAGGCCCACAGGCTTCCCTGTGCATCACgctgccccaggccctgcag GGAGTCTTCCTACAAGCTCTCTGCCGGGACCTCTCGTTGGCCTTCTTCCGAGTCAGTG GACTGGATCCTGGCCGTGCTGGGCAAGCACAGCAACCGGAGACTCACGGGGAGCCCAAGCCCCAG GAGCAACGTTGCCAAGGTGAACATCTTCTACCAGGAGCTCAACTACCGCACAATGGACGAGACTCCTGTGTACTCG GTGCCACAGCTGCTCTCGGCCATGGGCAGCCTCTGGAGCCTGTGGTTCGGCTCGTCCGTCCTCTCTGTCCTGGAGCTGCTGGAGCTGCTGCTCGATGCCCTGGCCCTCGCCCTGCTGCTGGGCTACCGCCGGCTCCGCAGGCCTCGGGGGTCCCAGCGGGGGCCGGTCAGCTGA
- the C1QTNF12 gene encoding adipolin — MRWAWAVAVTLLWPQLAHLGGVGARREPKGPRQPSQRLESPNATAPNSEGYPASRKLPEASGPEFSDAHKTWLNFVRRPDDGPLKKRCRGQDKKSRGLSGPPGPPGPPGPPGPPGAEITQEALLREFQEMLREATERRFSGPLGPLLPEDTGGRLVAEAFHCRLKGPVLVDKKTLMELQGFQAPTAQGAFLRGSGLSLASGRFTAPVTAIFQFSASLHVDHRELQGRARLRARDTVRVLVCIESLCHRHMSLEAVSGLESNGRVFTVHAQGLLQLQAGQYTSVFVDNGSGVALTIQSGSSFSGLLLGA, encoded by the exons ATGCGCTGGGCTTGGGCCGTCGCCGTGACCCTCCTGTGGCCGCAGCTTGCACACCTCGGGGGCGTCGGGGCCCGGCGCGAGCCCAAGGGGCCGCGGCAGCCTAGTCAGCGCCTCGAGTCCCCCAACGCCACCGCGCCCAACAGCGAGGGGTACCCGGCCTCCCGCAAG CTGCCCGAGGCCTCAGGGCCTGAGTTCTCAGATGCCCACAAAACATGGCTGAACTTTGTCCGGCGTCCAGACGATGGGCCCTTGAAGAAACGGTGCCGAGGACAGGACAAGAAGTCG AGGGGCCTCTCTGGCcccccagggcctcctgggcCTCCTGGCCCCCCAGGCCCCCCCGGAGCAGAAATCACTCAGGAGGCCCTCCTGCGGGAGTTTCAGGAGATGCTGAGAG AGGCCACCGAGCGCCGGTTCTCGGGGCCGCTGGGCCCATTGCTGCCCGAGGATACAGGTGGGAGGCTGGTGGCTGAAGCCTTCCACTGCCGGCTGAAGGGCCCCGTGCTGGTGGACAAGAAGACACTGATGGAGCTGCAGGGCTTCCAGGCC CCCACTGCCCAGGGTGCCTTCCTGCGGGGGTCTGGCCTGAGCCTGGCCTCGGGCCGATTCACAGCTCCAGTGACTGCCATCTTCCAGTTCTCTGCCAGCCTGCACGTGG ACCACAGGGAGCTGCAGGGCAGGGCTCGGCTGCGGGCCCGGGACACAGTGCGGGTGCTGGTCTGCATCGAGTCCCTGTGCCATCGCCACAT GTCCCTGGAGGCCGTCTCAGGCCTGGAGAGCAATGGCAGGGTCTTCACGGTGCATGCACAGGGGCTGCTGCAGCTGCAG GCTGGACAGTACACCTCTGTCTTCGTGGACAATGGCTCTGGGGTGGCCCTCACCATCCAGAGTGGCTCCAGCTTCTCTGGCTTGCTCCTGGGCGCATGA
- the UBE2J2 gene encoding ubiquitin-conjugating enzyme E2 J2 isoform X1, translating to MSEQAGQLPGPQVQDGGGLAFPWGSPCLWAPHMPLGILARGMCQHRVLMEGLIWHRAALVRPRDHAEPSQMSNNSNKRAPTTATQRLKQDYLRIKKDPVPYICAEPLPSNILEWHYVVRGPEMTPYEGGYYHGKLTFPREFPFKPPSIYMITPNGRFKCNTRLCLSITDFHPDTWNPAWSVSTILTGLLSFMVEKGPTLGSVETSDFTKRQLAAQSLAFNLKDKVFCELFPEVVEEIKQKQKAQDELSSRPQALPLPDVIPDGETHHGQNGLPLLNGHAPGAGPHLAGLQQANRHHGLLGGALANLFVIVGFAAFAYTVKYVLRSIAQE from the exons ATGTCGGAGCAAGCCGGCCAGCTTCCTGGGCCCCAGGTTCAAGACGGGGGTGGTTTGGCCTTCCCCTGGGGGTCTCCATGTTTGTGGGCCCCCCATATGCCTCTTGGCATCCTGGCCAGGGGCATGTGCCAGCACAGGGTGCTGATGGAGGGTCTCATATGGCACAGAGCCGCCCTTGTGCGTCCCCGTGACCACGCGGAGCCCTCACAG ATGAGCAACAACAGCAATAAGAGAGCCCCAACAACAGCGACCCAGCGTCTGAAACAGGACTACCTTCGGATCAAGAAGGACCCAGTGCCTTACATCTGTGCTGAGCCCCTCCCCTCCAACATTCTAGAATG gcACTACGTGGTCCGAGGCCCTGAGATGACTCCTTATGAAG GTGGCTATTATCACGGAAAACTCACTTTTCCCAGAGAATTTCCCTTTAAGCCTCCCAGCATTTATATGATAACACCCAATGGAAGGTTCAAGTGTAACACGAG GTTGTGTCTTTCCATCACGGATTTCCACCCAGACACATGGAACCCAGCCTGGTCTGTGTCCACCATCCTGACGGGGCTCCTAAGCTTCATGGTGGAGAAGGGCCCCACACTGGGTAGTGTGGAGACGTCGGACTTCACG aAAAGACAACTGGCTGCACAAAGTTTAGCatttaatttaaaagacaaagttttctgtGAACTATTTCCTGAAGTTGTGGAG gaaattaaacagaagcagaaagcaCAAGATGAACTCAGTAGCAGACCCCAGGCTCTCCCCTTACCAGATGTGATTCCAGATGGGGAGACGCACCACGGCCAGAACGGGCTCCCGCTCCTCAACGGGCACGCGCCGGGGGCTGGGCCGCACCTTGCAGGGCTCCAGCAGGCCAACCGGCACCATGGACTCCTGGGCGGTGCCCTGGCGAACTTGTTTGTTATTGTTGGGTTTGCAGCCTTCGCCTACACGGTCAAGTATGTGCTGAGAAGCATAGCTCAGGAGTGA